ATGGCCTGCGCGTAGTACTGGGCGTAGATGCCGTCCTTCGGCACGACCACCTGGAAGTCGAGGCCCTTGGGCAGGAACTGCTCGCGGTAGCCGGCGTTGAGGTAGTCCCAGTCGATGCTGATGGGCGTCTCGCCCTTCTCGACCGTGGCGGGCGTGGACTCGACGGGGTTGTAGTTGCCGACGTCCTTCAGCTTCTTGAAGAACTGCACGCCGGGGCCGATGTCGTCGAGCGAGCCGCCCTCGGCCAGCGAGGCCGCCCAGACGCCGCCGAAGGCCGAGCCGGACTTGTTCGGGTTGCCGTTCAGCGCGACCTTGCCCTTGTACTCGGGCTTGAGCAGGTCGGCGAAGGTCTGCGGGCAGGTGCCGATCTTCTTGGCGTCGCAGCCGATGGAGACGTAGCCGCCGTAGTCGTTGACCCACAGGCCGTTCGGGTCCTTCTGGCCCTCGGGGATCTTGTCCCAGCTCTGCACCTTGTAGGGGGCGTACAGGCCCTCCTTGGCGCCGCTGAAGGCGAAGGCCTGGCCGACGTCCAGCACGTCGGGCGCGCGGTCCTGGCCCTTGCGGGTCTTCACCGCGTTGATCTCGTCGGCGCTGGAGGCGTCGGGGTTCTCGCTCTCGATGGTGATGCCGTACTTTTCCTGAAATTTCTTAATGATCTCGCCGTAATTCGCCCAATCCGGCGGGAGGGCGATGACGTGGAGGTTGCCCTCCTTCTTGGCCGCTTCGACCAGCTTGTCGAGACCACCGAAGTCGGCGGCCGAGGTCGCCGTCGCGGCGTTCACCCCGCCTTCCGTCTTGGTCTCCGTGGCCGGCGCGGCGCCGCACGCCGCGGTCACTACCGTAAGAGCTGCGATCAAGCCTGCGATGCGAGGTGCGGACACGTCGCCTCCACTGTCGGGGGTGTGGATAAAACCTAGGGGAACTTGTACAAACAAGGCCAGACCCAGTTAGTCGCATAAACATTGCTTTTTCGTGAACAGGAGGGGTCGCAGATGGCCGCGCGCTATGAACACATCGCCGCTGAGCTGCGCGACGAGATTCTCGCCGGGGTGCATCCCGTCGGGTCGACGTTGCCCTCGGAGGCCGAGCTCGCTGCGCGCTACTCCGCCGCCAGGGGCACCGTACGGCAGGCGGTGGCCGTACTGGCCGCGGAAGGTCTGGTCGGCTCGCGCCAGGGGGCCAGGCGCATCGTGCTGGGCGGTGAGCGCAGCCAGAGCTTCGCCGAGTTGCACAGCTTCGCCCAATGGGCCAGATCCAAGGGCCACAGGGTGGGCGGCAAGGTGCTCGGCCAGCGCCGCCGTAGGGCGGGGCCCGCCGAGCTGGTGCGGCTCGGCACACCCGACGTGCTGGAGGTCCTGAGGCTGCGCACGCTGGAGGACGAGCCGGTGCTCCTGGAGCGGACCGTCTACGCCTCGTGGATCGCAGGCGCGGTCGAGGCGCTGCCGCCCGACTGCGTCTCCGTCACCCAGGGGCTCTACGACAGCGTCGGGCTCGTCTTCGCGTACGGCGAGCACCTCATCGACGCGGTCGCGGCGGGCAGCGAGGACGCCCGCCTGCTGGGCGTGCGGAGGGGCAGCCCGCTCCTGCGCCAGCGCAGGGTCACCACCACCCAGGAGGGGCGGCCCGTGGAGTGGTCGGACGACCGCTACCGGGCGGGCAGCGTCGCCTTCAGCATCCGCAACTCGATCGGCGCGAACCCGCTCACCCGGCTTGCGCTCTCATAGCTTCGAACATATGCTCGAAGTAACACCCGACTTCCCCCGGGTGGCTCAGTAACGGACCCAGAGCCACGGGGAGAAGAAGCGTCTTGAGCAGACTCTACGGCGATCCCATAGAGGTGTGGACCAGGGAGGGCCAGCCGACCCAGTTCGTCTGGCGCGACCGGCTCTACCTCGTCCGCCGCGTCCTCGACCAGTGGGTGGTGGCCCGCGAATGGTGGAAGACCCGCGAGGGCGATCCCGGCGAGCGCCAGTTCTGGCGCGTCGAGGCCAGCCCCGGGCGTGACTTCGGCTCCTACGAGCTGCGCTTCGACACCGCCAGCGAGGGCTGGCTGCTGCTGAGGGCGTGGGACTGATGACCTCCTTCCCGCACCTGCACGTGAGCTCCGCCTACTCGATGCGGTACGGCACCGCCTTCCCCGACGCCCTGGCACGGCGGGCGGCCGAGCACGGGATGGACATCCTCGCGCTGACCGACCGCGACGGGCTCTACGGGGCGCTCAAGCACGCCCAGGCGTGCGCCGACGCGGGGATCTCGCCGGTGTTCGGCGTCGACTTCGTCCTCGACTCCGCGGAGGACGGGTTCCTCCCGTCGTTTTCGGGCGACGCTTACGGGCCGCTCTCCGGCACCGCCCGTCCCATCCCTCACCCGTCCGGTGGCCGCTCCGGCGGCCGCTCCGGTGGCCGCGGCCCTTCCGGCGGTCGCGGGCCGGTCTCCGGTCCGCGGGAGGCGCGCCCGCGGACCGGTCCCGACGCCGAGGACAGGGTCACCGTGCTGGCCCGCTCCGGCGGCTGGTCCCAGCTGTGCCGCCTGGTCACCGCCGCCCACTACGCGGGCGCCCGGGGCGAGCCCGGCGTCACCCGCGAGCTGGTCGCCGCATGGGCTGCGGGCTCCTCGGGCCCGAGCTCCCTCGATCACCTGGGCCCGACGCCCGCTGCCGCCATCTCGCGCGACCTCGCAACTTCGCAAACGCCCGGTGCCCCCATCTCGCGACCCCCCACAAGACCCCAGCCCCCGCAGACGGGACGCTCGGGTGAAAGGGGAGGGGGCTCCCGAGGATCCGAAAGCGGGTTCGGCCCCGACGACGGGCTGGTCGTGCTGCTCGGGCCTAGGTCCGACGTCGGCCGCGCGATGGCGGCCAGGCGCGACGAGCACGCCAGGACACTGCTGGGCCGCTGGCGCTCCCAGGTGCCCGGCGTCGTGATCGAGCTGGTCGACCAGTACGGCTACCGCGACGCCACCACGGCCGTCCGCCTGCTCGCCCTGGCCGAGGAGTTCGGCGTGCCCGCCGTCCTCACGAACGCCGCCAGGTACCTCGACCCCGGCGACCACCAGACGGGCGACGTGCTCGACGCCGCCCGCCAGCTCGTCCCGCTGCACCCCAGGCACCTCGACAGGACCACCTCCCACGCCTACCTCAAGAGCACCGACGAGATGGGCAGGGTCGCCCACAAGATCTGCGGCGGCGACCAGGCGAGGGCGAACCGGCTCCTGCACACCACGCGGGCCCTCGCCGAGGCGTGCGTGATCGAGCCGAAGGAGCTGCTGGCCCTGCGCAACGACCCGCCCGCCCTGCACCTGCCCGAGATCGGCCGCGACCCCGTGCCGCTGCTGCGCAACCGCTGCGAGGACGGCCTCCACGACAGGGGCCTGCGCGGCGACAGGGCGGCCCGCCAGCGGCTCGAAGCCGAGCTGGCCATCATCGAGAAGAAGCAGCTGTCCGGATACTTCATGGCCGTCGTCGGCATCACCGACCGGATCAGGCACATGGGCATCCGCTGCGCCATCCGCGGCTCCGGCGCGGGCAGCCTGGTCAACTACCTCATCGGCATCGGCGAGGTGAACCCGCTGCACCACGGCCTGCTCATGGAGCGGTTCCTGTCCGAGGGCCGCATCGGCCTGCCCGACATCGACGTCGACGTCGAATCCGCCCGCCGCCTCGACTGCTACAGGGCGATCTACGACATGTACGGCGAGTCGCGCGTGGCCTGCGTCTCCATGATGGAGACCTACCGCGCCCGCAGCGCCCTGCGCGACGTGGGCGCCGCGATGGGCCTGCCGCCGCACGAGGTCGACGCGATCGCCAAGGCGTTCCCGCACATCCGCGCCCGCCAGATCACCGCCTCGCTGAGGGACCTGCCCGAGCTGCGCGAGAGCAGGCTCGACGACGCGGGTCTCGGCAGGGTGTTCCAGCTGGCCGAGCGGCTCGACGGACTGCCCAGGCACATCGCGCTGCACCCGTGCGGGGTGCTGGTCGGCAACGCGACGTTGCGCGACCGCACCCCGGTGGAGCGCAGCGCGCTCGACTTCCCGATGTCGCAGTTCGACAAGGACGACGTGGAGGAGGCTGGGCTTCTCAAGCTCGACGTGCTCGGCGTGCGCATGCAGTCGGCGATGGCCTATACGCTGACCGAGATCAAGCGGGTCGACGACGTCGACATCGAACTCGACGCGGTGGCCCAGGACGACGACGACACCTACGACATGATCTGCGCCAGCCGTACGCTCGGGTGCTTCCAGATCGAGTCGCCGGGCCAGCGCGAGCTGGTCGCCAAGCTCGAGCCCCGCACGATGGACGACCTGATCGTCGACATCTCGCTGTTCAGGCCGGGGCCCGTCAACTCCGACATGGTCACGCCGTACCTGGAGTCCCGGCACGGCTGGCGGGCCGCCTCCTACCCGCACCCGAGCCTGCGCTCCGCCCTCGCCGAGACCAACGGGGTGGTCGTCTTCCACGAGCAGGTCCTGAAGATCATCGACATCATGACGGGCGCGGGGCTGTCCGAGGCGGAGAAGGTGCGGCGCAGCCTCAGCCATCCCGCGGGACGCGAGGTCGCACGGGAGTGGTTCTTCGCCAACGTGCGTCCGATCTACGACCAGGCGACGGTCGCGCGCGCCTGGGAGGTGCTCGACGCCTTCGGGGCGTTCGGCTTCTGCAAGGCGCACGCGGCGGCGTTCGCGCTGCCCACCTACCAGTCGGCCTGGCTCAAGCGGCACCACGCGGCCGCCTTCTTCGCCGGGGTGCTCACCCACGAGCCCGGCATGTACCCGCAGCGGGTGATCATCGACGAGGCCCGGCAGTGCGGGGTCGTCATCCTCCCCCTGGACGTGAACAAGTCCGCCAGGAACTGGACCGTCGAGCGGGTCGGCCCCGTGCCGCTGCGCCTCACCGTGCGTCCCTCCGACCTGGAGCCGTCCTCTTCGGGCGAAGCGGACGACTACCGGCGGCGGGTGCGCGACTTCAGGGCGGAGGAGCTCGGTCGCGGGTACGGCCTGCGCGTGCCGTTCTCCGCGGTGAAGGGGGTGAGCGAGGCGGAGGTCGACCGGATGGTGGCGGGACAGCCCTACACCTCGCTGGCCGACTTCTGGGATCGGGCCAGGCCTTCGCGCCCGATCATCGAACGGCTGGTCCAGGTGGGCGGCTTCGACGCGCTCCACTCGCTGCGGCCGGGAGGGGACCGCTGGCGTCAGGGGGAGCTGACCAGGCGCGACCTGATCGCTCAGGTGGGCGTGCTTGAACGCGCCTCGGGCTCGGGCGTCAAGGCGGGATCCCGCCCCCGCAAGGGCTACACGGGAGAGCGTCCTCCCGGATCGCGAGCGACGACGGCCCCGGCGGACGAGCCGCCGGCCGTGCAGCTGCCCCTGGGGTTCGCCGAACGGATCGAGCCGGGCGAGCTGCCCGAGATGACCGAGACCGAGATGGTCGAGGCGGAGCTGGAGATCCTCGGCATGGACATCAGCCGCCACGTCATCAGCTTCCACGACGAGCTGCTCGACGCCCTCGGAGTGGTACGTTCCAGAGATCTCCTGGCTCAGCGCAACGGGGCGGAGGTGCTCGTGGCGGGCGTCAAGGTGGCCACCCAGACCCCCGCGGTCCGCTCGGGGCAGCGCGTCATCTTCACCACCCTCGACGACTCCACGGGCCCCGTCGACCTGACCTTCTTCGAGTCGGTGCAGGGCAGGTGCGCCTCGACGGTGTTCGGGTCGTGGCTGATGGTCGCCAGGGGAGTGATCCGCCGCACCGGCACCCGCGCGGTCTCCATGCGCGCCGTCGACTGCTGGAACCTCGTGGACCTCGACACCGTCTGGCGCAGAGACGGCCTGGACGCGGTCCTCGCCCTCCTCGACCGCCGCGAGCGTGACGCCGAGGGTGTCGGCGGGCGCGCGATCGAGTACGCCAACGGCTTCCGCATCTCGCCCTACTCCGACATCGGCCCCACTCCAGGCGTCGTCACCCCGCCTCGCAAGCTCTGGCACGCCAGCCAGGGCAGCTCAGGCCCCACCCAGGCGGCCTGAGCGCCGAAGGCGCGCCCTCCGGCGGGGGTCAGGCCGCCTGGGCCAGCGAGCGGGGGCGGGCGGGGGCGGTCTGGATGCGGGTGATCTCGCGGACCGTGCAGGCGCACAGCAGTGCCGCCACCGCCGCCGCCCCCAGCTCGAGCCCGCTCAGCCCTGTCAGGTCGCCCGTCGAGTCGCGCAGCGGCAGCCGTACCGCCACCAGCGCCACCGCCGTCAGCCAGCTCAGCCACCACGCGCTGACCAGGGCGAGCCAGCGTCCCCTCCGGTCGTACGGCGGGCGGGCCCCCTTCCACACCTCGTCCACCAGCATGACGGGCGCGACCAGGTTGATCCCGGGCAGCAGCCACGCCGCCAGCACGGGCCCCGAGGGGTTGGCGGCCTTGTTGGCGCGGCGCGCCCTGACCAGCCAGGTCAGGTAGGCGACCCCGGCCGTGACCGTGGTGACCACGGCCGCCAGCATCAGCACGGCGAACAGGGTGACGGCGTCGACCACGGCCTCCGCGCCGGGGGAGCGCGGGTCGCCGCCGAGGATGACGATCTCGGCGGCCAGGCGCCTGCCGCGTATCTCCTCGAAGGCCACCAGGGCGGTCATGGCGGCGAGCTGCGCTGACAGGGCCAGGTAAACGGCCGAAGCCGACCGTTTCGCTACGGAAGGGGTAAGGCGCACGAATCTCTCCCCCCGGGCATGCGCTGAGGTTCTGATTCACATGTATCCCGCCCGCCCCTCCGTTAATCAGCTCACCACGCCGGACTCCCACGCCCATGCTGCGATTTCCACCCGATTCCTCGCCCCGAGTTTGGCCATGATGCTGCCGATATGGGTTTTGACGGTGGAAAGGGAGACAAAGAGCTCGGCTGCCACCTCCTGGTTGGTCCTGCCCCTGGCGACCAGGCGCGCGACGTCGAGCTCCCGCTCGGTCAGCGGGTCCTTCGGCGGTCTGACGGCTCCGGCGGCGGGCTGGGCCAGCTGCTGCAGCAGCCGTACGGTCACCGAGGGCGAGACCAGCGCGTCACCGGCGGCGGCCGCCCTGACGGCCTCCAGCAGCAGCGTCGGGCCGCTGTCCTTGAGCAGGAAGCCGGTGGCGCCGGACCGGAGCGCGCCGTAGACGTATTCATCGAGGTCGAAGGTGGTGACGATCACCACGCGCATGGGGTTCTCGACGCCGGGGCCCGCCAGGATCCTGGTCACCTCCAGGCCGTCCAGCTTGGGCATCCTGATGTCGAGCAGGCACACGTCGGGCCGCAACCGCCTGGCCGCCTCCACCGCGTCGGCCCCGTCGGCCACGGCGGCGACCACGTCCATGTCGGGTTGGGCGTCGAGAATCATCTGGAAGCCCGTCCGCACCAGTTCCTGGTCGTCGGCGATGAGCACACGAATCGTCACAGCGGTAAGCCTAATCACGGGAGATCGGCCGATCGGCCGATGCCGATCGGACGCACGGCCGATCCGGGACCCCGGCCCCGCGCGACAAGGTCG
This window of the Nonomuraea africana genome carries:
- a CDS encoding ABC transporter substrate-binding protein → MIAALTVVTAACGAAPATETKTEGGVNAATATSAADFGGLDKLVEAAKKEGNLHVIALPPDWANYGEIIKKFQEKYGITIESENPDASSADEINAVKTRKGQDRAPDVLDVGQAFAFSGAKEGLYAPYKVQSWDKIPEGQKDPNGLWVNDYGGYVSIGCDAKKIGTCPQTFADLLKPEYKGKVALNGNPNKSGSAFGGVWAASLAEGGSLDDIGPGVQFFKKLKDVGNYNPVESTPATVEKGETPISIDWDYLNAGYREQFLPKGLDFQVVVPKDGIYAQYYAQAINKDAPHPAAARLWMEFLYSAEGQNLWLKGGARPVLMPSMTADGTIDKALADKLPPVEGEAKFPTEDQVNKAKDALAKTWDAAVAG
- a CDS encoding GntR family transcriptional regulator, which codes for MAARYEHIAAELRDEILAGVHPVGSTLPSEAELAARYSAARGTVRQAVAVLAAEGLVGSRQGARRIVLGGERSQSFAELHSFAQWARSKGHRVGGKVLGQRRRRAGPAELVRLGTPDVLEVLRLRTLEDEPVLLERTVYASWIAGAVEALPPDCVSVTQGLYDSVGLVFAYGEHLIDAVAAGSEDARLLGVRRGSPLLRQRRVTTTQEGRPVEWSDDRYRAGSVAFSIRNSIGANPLTRLALS
- a CDS encoding DUF6504 family protein; this encodes MSRLYGDPIEVWTREGQPTQFVWRDRLYLVRRVLDQWVVAREWWKTREGDPGERQFWRVEASPGRDFGSYELRFDTASEGWLLLRAWD
- a CDS encoding DNA polymerase III subunit alpha, yielding MTSFPHLHVSSAYSMRYGTAFPDALARRAAEHGMDILALTDRDGLYGALKHAQACADAGISPVFGVDFVLDSAEDGFLPSFSGDAYGPLSGTARPIPHPSGGRSGGRSGGRGPSGGRGPVSGPREARPRTGPDAEDRVTVLARSGGWSQLCRLVTAAHYAGARGEPGVTRELVAAWAAGSSGPSSLDHLGPTPAAAISRDLATSQTPGAPISRPPTRPQPPQTGRSGERGGGSRGSESGFGPDDGLVVLLGPRSDVGRAMAARRDEHARTLLGRWRSQVPGVVIELVDQYGYRDATTAVRLLALAEEFGVPAVLTNAARYLDPGDHQTGDVLDAARQLVPLHPRHLDRTTSHAYLKSTDEMGRVAHKICGGDQARANRLLHTTRALAEACVIEPKELLALRNDPPALHLPEIGRDPVPLLRNRCEDGLHDRGLRGDRAARQRLEAELAIIEKKQLSGYFMAVVGITDRIRHMGIRCAIRGSGAGSLVNYLIGIGEVNPLHHGLLMERFLSEGRIGLPDIDVDVESARRLDCYRAIYDMYGESRVACVSMMETYRARSALRDVGAAMGLPPHEVDAIAKAFPHIRARQITASLRDLPELRESRLDDAGLGRVFQLAERLDGLPRHIALHPCGVLVGNATLRDRTPVERSALDFPMSQFDKDDVEEAGLLKLDVLGVRMQSAMAYTLTEIKRVDDVDIELDAVAQDDDDTYDMICASRTLGCFQIESPGQRELVAKLEPRTMDDLIVDISLFRPGPVNSDMVTPYLESRHGWRAASYPHPSLRSALAETNGVVVFHEQVLKIIDIMTGAGLSEAEKVRRSLSHPAGREVAREWFFANVRPIYDQATVARAWEVLDAFGAFGFCKAHAAAFALPTYQSAWLKRHHAAAFFAGVLTHEPGMYPQRVIIDEARQCGVVILPLDVNKSARNWTVERVGPVPLRLTVRPSDLEPSSSGEADDYRRRVRDFRAEELGRGYGLRVPFSAVKGVSEAEVDRMVAGQPYTSLADFWDRARPSRPIIERLVQVGGFDALHSLRPGGDRWRQGELTRRDLIAQVGVLERASGSGVKAGSRPRKGYTGERPPGSRATTAPADEPPAVQLPLGFAERIEPGELPEMTETEMVEAELEILGMDISRHVISFHDELLDALGVVRSRDLLAQRNGAEVLVAGVKVATQTPAVRSGQRVIFTTLDDSTGPVDLTFFESVQGRCASTVFGSWLMVARGVIRRTGTRAVSMRAVDCWNLVDLDTVWRRDGLDAVLALLDRRERDAEGVGGRAIEYANGFRISPYSDIGPTPGVVTPPRKLWHASQGSSGPTQAA
- a CDS encoding DUF4328 domain-containing protein; translation: MTALVAFEEIRGRRLAAEIVILGGDPRSPGAEAVVDAVTLFAVLMLAAVVTTVTAGVAYLTWLVRARRANKAANPSGPVLAAWLLPGINLVAPVMLVDEVWKGARPPYDRRGRWLALVSAWWLSWLTAVALVAVRLPLRDSTGDLTGLSGLELGAAAVAALLCACTVREITRIQTAPARPRSLAQAA
- a CDS encoding response regulator — protein: MTIRVLIADDQELVRTGFQMILDAQPDMDVVAAVADGADAVEAARRLRPDVCLLDIRMPKLDGLEVTRILAGPGVENPMRVVIVTTFDLDEYVYGALRSGATGFLLKDSGPTLLLEAVRAAAAGDALVSPSVTVRLLQQLAQPAAGAVRPPKDPLTERELDVARLVARGRTNQEVAAELFVSLSTVKTHIGSIMAKLGARNRVEIAAWAWESGVVS